The Halichoerus grypus chromosome 14, mHalGry1.hap1.1, whole genome shotgun sequence genome contains a region encoding:
- the ZDHHC12 gene encoding palmitoyltransferase ZDHHC12 isoform X3: MAPWALLSPGVLVRTGHTVLTWGITLVLFLHDTALRQWEEQGELLLPLTFLLLVLASLLLYLAVSLMDPGYVNVQPQPQEEVKEEQTAMVPPAIPLRHCRYCLVLVWPPFLPALGAMAAVQRAALCHLPAALPLLFGGQPAPRLTPLPGGQQHHHLGVHLLAPHCLPPPAPQQPLRPRPDPQPDPLLLWMALRVLGDPLGRGRGRGGGGQEPGCLGSLEARLPSCASKPERMRPAGVGPQRA; encoded by the exons ATGGCGCCGTGGGCGCTCCTCAGCCCTGGGGTCCTGGTGCGGACCGGGCACACTGTGCTGACCTGGGGGATCACGCTGGTGCTCTTCCTGCACGATACCG CGCTGCGGCAGTGggaagagcagggggagctgctCCTGCCCCTTACCTTCCTGCTCCTCGTGCTGGCCTCCCTGCTGCTCTACCTGGCCGTGTCGCTCATGGACCCGGGCTATGTGAAtgtccagccccagccccag GAGGAGGTCAAGGAGGAGCAGACGGCCATGGTTCCTCCAGCCATCCCCCTTCGGCACTGCAGATACTGCCTGGTGCTG GTCTGGCCTCCATTTCTCCCAGCCTTGGGGGCTATGGCTGCGGTCCAGCGGGCTGCTCTTTGCCACCTTCCTGctgctctccctcttctctttggCGGCCAGCCTGCTCCTCGCCTCACACCTCTACCTGGTGGCCAGCAACACCACCACCTGGGAGTTCATCTCCTCGCACCGCATTGCCTACCTCCGCCAGCGCCCCAGCAACCCCTTCGACCGCGGCCTGACCCGCAACCTGACCCACTTCTTCTGTGGATggccctcagggtcctgggagaccCTCTGGGCCGAGGgagaggacgaggaggaggagggcaggagccagGCTGTTTAGGGTCGCTGGAGGCAAGGCTGCCATCTTGTGCCTCAAAACCAGAGAGGATGCGCCCCGCTGGGGTTGGCCCTCAGAGGGCCTGA
- the ZDHHC12 gene encoding palmitoyltransferase ZDHHC12 isoform X4, with amino-acid sequence MAPWALLSPGVLVRTGHTVLTWGITLVLFLHDTALRQWEEQGELLLPLTFLLLVLASLLLYLAVSLMDPGYVNVQPQPQEEVKEEQTAMVPPAIPLRHCRYCLVLQPLRARHCRECRRCVRRYDHHCPWMENCVGERNHPLFVAYLALQLVVLLWGLYLACLAPHLCPALQVWPPFLPALGAMAAVQRAALCHLPAALPLLFGGQPAPRLTPLPGGQQHHHLGVHLLAPHCLPPPAPQQPLRPRPDPQPDPLLLWMALRVLGDPLGRGRGRGGGGQEPGCLGSLEARLPSCASKPERMRPAGVGPQRA; translated from the exons ATGGCGCCGTGGGCGCTCCTCAGCCCTGGGGTCCTGGTGCGGACCGGGCACACTGTGCTGACCTGGGGGATCACGCTGGTGCTCTTCCTGCACGATACCG CGCTGCGGCAGTGggaagagcagggggagctgctCCTGCCCCTTACCTTCCTGCTCCTCGTGCTGGCCTCCCTGCTGCTCTACCTGGCCGTGTCGCTCATGGACCCGGGCTATGTGAAtgtccagccccagccccag GAGGAGGTCAAGGAGGAGCAGACGGCCATGGTTCCTCCAGCCATCCCCCTTCGGCACTGCAGATACTGCCTGGTGCTG CAGCCCCTGCGGGCCCGGCACTGCCGTGAGTGTCGCCGCTGCGTGCGCCGCTACGACCACCACTGCCCCTGGATGGAGAACTGCGTGGGGGAGCGCAACCACCCGCTCTTCGTGGCCTACCTGGCGCTGCAGCTGGTGGTGCTTCTCTGGGGCCTGTACCTGG CCTGCCTAGCTCCCCATCTCTGTCCTGCCCTGCAGGTCTGGCCTCCATTTCTCCCAGCCTTGGGGGCTATGGCTGCGGTCCAGCGGGCTGCTCTTTGCCACCTTCCTGctgctctccctcttctctttggCGGCCAGCCTGCTCCTCGCCTCACACCTCTACCTGGTGGCCAGCAACACCACCACCTGGGAGTTCATCTCCTCGCACCGCATTGCCTACCTCCGCCAGCGCCCCAGCAACCCCTTCGACCGCGGCCTGACCCGCAACCTGACCCACTTCTTCTGTGGATggccctcagggtcctgggagaccCTCTGGGCCGAGGgagaggacgaggaggaggagggcaggagccagGCTGTTTAGGGTCGCTGGAGGCAAGGCTGCCATCTTGTGCCTCAAAACCAGAGAGGATGCGCCCCGCTGGGGTTGGCCCTCAGAGGGCCTGA
- the ZDHHC12 gene encoding palmitoyltransferase ZDHHC12 isoform X2, with product MAPWALLSPGVLVRTGHTVLTWGITLVLFLHDTALRQWEEQGELLLPLTFLLLVLASLLLYLAVSLMDPGYVNVQPQPQEEVKEEQTAMVPPAIPLRHCRYCLVLPLRARHCRECRRCVRRYDHHCPWMENCVGERNHPLFVAYLALQLVVLLWGLYLAWSGLHFSQPWGLWLRSSGLLFATFLLLSLFSLAASLLLASHLYLVASNTTTWEFISSHRIAYLRQRPSNPFDRGLTRNLTHFFCGWPSGSWETLWAEGEDEEEEGRSQAV from the exons ATGGCGCCGTGGGCGCTCCTCAGCCCTGGGGTCCTGGTGCGGACCGGGCACACTGTGCTGACCTGGGGGATCACGCTGGTGCTCTTCCTGCACGATACCG CGCTGCGGCAGTGggaagagcagggggagctgctCCTGCCCCTTACCTTCCTGCTCCTCGTGCTGGCCTCCCTGCTGCTCTACCTGGCCGTGTCGCTCATGGACCCGGGCTATGTGAAtgtccagccccagccccag GAGGAGGTCAAGGAGGAGCAGACGGCCATGGTTCCTCCAGCCATCCCCCTTCGGCACTGCAGATACTGCCTGGTGCTG CCCCTGCGGGCCCGGCACTGCCGTGAGTGTCGCCGCTGCGTGCGCCGCTACGACCACCACTGCCCCTGGATGGAGAACTGCGTGGGGGAGCGCAACCACCCGCTCTTCGTGGCCTACCTGGCGCTGCAGCTGGTGGTGCTTCTCTGGGGCCTGTACCTGGCATG GTCTGGCCTCCATTTCTCCCAGCCTTGGGGGCTATGGCTGCGGTCCAGCGGGCTGCTCTTTGCCACCTTCCTGctgctctccctcttctctttggCGGCCAGCCTGCTCCTCGCCTCACACCTCTACCTGGTGGCCAGCAACACCACCACCTGGGAGTTCATCTCCTCGCACCGCATTGCCTACCTCCGCCAGCGCCCCAGCAACCCCTTCGACCGCGGCCTGACCCGCAACCTGACCCACTTCTTCTGTGGATggccctcagggtcctgggagaccCTCTGGGCCGAGGgagaggacgaggaggaggagggcaggagccagGCTGTTTAG
- the ZDHHC12 gene encoding palmitoyltransferase ZDHHC12 isoform X1 has translation MAPWALLSPGVLVRTGHTVLTWGITLVLFLHDTALRQWEEQGELLLPLTFLLLVLASLLLYLAVSLMDPGYVNVQPQPQEEVKEEQTAMVPPAIPLRHCRYCLVLQPLRARHCRECRRCVRRYDHHCPWMENCVGERNHPLFVAYLALQLVVLLWGLYLAWSGLHFSQPWGLWLRSSGLLFATFLLLSLFSLAASLLLASHLYLVASNTTTWEFISSHRIAYLRQRPSNPFDRGLTRNLTHFFCGWPSGSWETLWAEGEDEEEEGRSQAV, from the exons ATGGCGCCGTGGGCGCTCCTCAGCCCTGGGGTCCTGGTGCGGACCGGGCACACTGTGCTGACCTGGGGGATCACGCTGGTGCTCTTCCTGCACGATACCG CGCTGCGGCAGTGggaagagcagggggagctgctCCTGCCCCTTACCTTCCTGCTCCTCGTGCTGGCCTCCCTGCTGCTCTACCTGGCCGTGTCGCTCATGGACCCGGGCTATGTGAAtgtccagccccagccccag GAGGAGGTCAAGGAGGAGCAGACGGCCATGGTTCCTCCAGCCATCCCCCTTCGGCACTGCAGATACTGCCTGGTGCTG CAGCCCCTGCGGGCCCGGCACTGCCGTGAGTGTCGCCGCTGCGTGCGCCGCTACGACCACCACTGCCCCTGGATGGAGAACTGCGTGGGGGAGCGCAACCACCCGCTCTTCGTGGCCTACCTGGCGCTGCAGCTGGTGGTGCTTCTCTGGGGCCTGTACCTGGCATG GTCTGGCCTCCATTTCTCCCAGCCTTGGGGGCTATGGCTGCGGTCCAGCGGGCTGCTCTTTGCCACCTTCCTGctgctctccctcttctctttggCGGCCAGCCTGCTCCTCGCCTCACACCTCTACCTGGTGGCCAGCAACACCACCACCTGGGAGTTCATCTCCTCGCACCGCATTGCCTACCTCCGCCAGCGCCCCAGCAACCCCTTCGACCGCGGCCTGACCCGCAACCTGACCCACTTCTTCTGTGGATggccctcagggtcctgggagaccCTCTGGGCCGAGGgagaggacgaggaggaggagggcaggagccagGCTGTTTAG
- the ZDHHC12 gene encoding palmitoyltransferase ZDHHC12 isoform X5, with the protein MAPWALLSPGVLVRTGHTVLTWGITLVLFLHDTALRQWEEQGELLLPLTFLLLVLASLLLYLAVSLMDPGYVNVQPQPQEEVKEEQTAMVPPAIPLRHCRYCLVLQPLRARHCRECRRCVRRYDHHCPWMENCVGERNHPLFVAYLALQLVVLLWGLYLACLGGYGCGPAGCSLPPSCCSPSSLWRPACSSPHTSTWWPATPPPGSSSPRTALPTSASAPATPSTAA; encoded by the exons ATGGCGCCGTGGGCGCTCCTCAGCCCTGGGGTCCTGGTGCGGACCGGGCACACTGTGCTGACCTGGGGGATCACGCTGGTGCTCTTCCTGCACGATACCG CGCTGCGGCAGTGggaagagcagggggagctgctCCTGCCCCTTACCTTCCTGCTCCTCGTGCTGGCCTCCCTGCTGCTCTACCTGGCCGTGTCGCTCATGGACCCGGGCTATGTGAAtgtccagccccagccccag GAGGAGGTCAAGGAGGAGCAGACGGCCATGGTTCCTCCAGCCATCCCCCTTCGGCACTGCAGATACTGCCTGGTGCTG CAGCCCCTGCGGGCCCGGCACTGCCGTGAGTGTCGCCGCTGCGTGCGCCGCTACGACCACCACTGCCCCTGGATGGAGAACTGCGTGGGGGAGCGCAACCACCCGCTCTTCGTGGCCTACCTGGCGCTGCAGCTGGTGGTGCTTCTCTGGGGCCTGTACCTGGCATG CCTTGGGGGCTATGGCTGCGGTCCAGCGGGCTGCTCTTTGCCACCTTCCTGctgctctccctcttctctttggCGGCCAGCCTGCTCCTCGCCTCACACCTCTACCTGGTGGCCAGCAACACCACCACCTGGGAGTTCATCTCCTCGCACCGCATTGCCTACCTCCGCCAGCGCCCCAGCAACCCCTTCGACCGCGGCCTGA